One Bacillus amyloliquefaciens DSM 7 = ATCC 23350 DNA window includes the following coding sequences:
- the ribF gene encoding bifunctional riboflavin kinase/FAD synthetase: protein MKTIHISHPHHLQKEEQPASVMALGYFDGVHLGHRKVIGTARQIAEEKGLSLAVMTFHPHPSHVLGRDKEPKDLITPLEDKISQIGRLGADVLYIVKFDEAFAALSPKQFAEDYILGLNAQHAVGGFDFTYGKYGKGTMATLPDDLNGKAECTTVEKQTEQDRKISSTYIRSALQDGDVELAHTLLGQPYFIRGTVIHGDKRGRTIGFPTANIGLNNSYIVPPTGVYAVKAEIKGEKYEGVCNIGYKPTFYEKRPDQPSIEVHLFDFQQDVYGEDVKIEWYKRIRSERKFNGIDELTAQIEKDKQEAIRFFSK from the coding sequence GTGAAGACGATACATATTTCTCATCCGCATCATTTACAAAAAGAAGAGCAGCCGGCGTCTGTCATGGCGCTCGGCTACTTTGACGGCGTTCATTTAGGGCACCGGAAAGTAATCGGAACAGCCAGACAAATTGCCGAAGAAAAAGGCCTGTCGCTGGCCGTCATGACGTTTCATCCCCACCCTTCCCATGTTTTGGGCAGGGACAAAGAGCCAAAGGATCTGATTACGCCGCTTGAAGATAAAATCAGCCAGATCGGACGTTTAGGCGCCGATGTGCTGTATATCGTAAAGTTTGATGAAGCGTTTGCGGCTTTGTCTCCAAAACAGTTTGCCGAGGATTATATTTTAGGATTAAACGCTCAGCATGCTGTGGGCGGCTTTGATTTTACGTACGGAAAATACGGAAAAGGCACGATGGCCACACTGCCGGACGATTTAAACGGCAAGGCTGAATGCACGACTGTCGAAAAACAGACCGAGCAAGACAGAAAGATCAGCTCCACTTACATCAGGTCGGCGCTGCAGGATGGCGACGTTGAGCTGGCACACACTCTCCTCGGCCAGCCGTATTTTATCCGGGGCACTGTGATTCACGGAGACAAAAGAGGCCGCACCATCGGCTTTCCGACGGCGAATATCGGCCTCAACAACAGTTATATCGTGCCGCCGACAGGCGTTTATGCCGTGAAAGCCGAAATAAAAGGCGAGAAGTATGAAGGCGTCTGCAATATCGGCTATAAACCTACCTTTTATGAAAAGCGTCCCGATCAGCCGTCAATTGAAGTTCATTTATTTGATTTTCAACAGGATGTATACGGGGAAGACGTTAAAATCGAGTGGTACAAACGCATCCGCAGCGAACGGAAGTTTAACGGCATCGATGAACTGACGGCCCAGATCGAGAAAGACAAACAAGAAGCGATCCGTTTTTTCAGCAAATAA
- the rpsO gene encoding 30S ribosomal protein S15, with protein MAITQERKNQLISEFKTHESDTGSPEVQIAILTDSINNLNEHLRTHKKDHHSRRGLLKMVGKRRNLLTYLRNKDVTRYRELINKLGLRR; from the coding sequence ATGGCAATTACTCAAGAGCGTAAAAACCAACTCATCAGCGAGTTCAAAACACACGAATCTGATACTGGATCTCCAGAAGTTCAGATCGCTATCCTAACAGACTCAATTAACAACTTGAACGAGCATTTGCGTACTCACAAGAAAGATCACCACTCACGTCGCGGTCTTCTTAAAATGGTAGGTAAACGTCGTAATCTTCTTACGTATCTGCGTAATAAAGACGTAACTCGTTACCGTGAGTTAATTAATAAACTAGGCTTACGTCGATAA
- the pnp gene encoding polyribonucleotide nucleotidyltransferase — protein MGQEKHVFTIDWAGRQLTVETGQLAKQANGAVMVRYGDTAVLSTATASKEPKPLDFFPLTVNYEERLYAVGKIPGGFIKREGRPSEKAVLASRLIDRPIRPLFADGFRNEVQVISIVMSVDQNCSSEMAAMFGSSLALCVSDIPFEGPIAGVTVGRIDGQFIINPTVDQLEKSDINLIVAGTKDAINMVEAGADEVPEEIMLEAIMFGHEEIKRLIAFQEEIVAAVGKEKTEIELYEIDAELSEKVKSLAEPDLLSAIQVHEKHAREDAINKVKDAVVAKFEEEEHDEDTIKKVKQTLSKLVKNEVRRLITEEKVRPDGRGVDQIRPLSSEVGLLPRTHGSGLFTRGQTQALSVCTLGALGDVQILDGLGVEESKRFMHHYNFPQFSVGETGPMRGPGRREIGHGALGERALEPVIPNEKDFPYTVRLVSEVLESNGSTSQASICASTLAMMDAGVPIKAPVAGIAMGLVKSGEYYTVLTDIQGMEDALGDMDFKVAGTEKGVTALQMDIKIEGLSREILEEALQQAKKGRMEILNSMLSTLGESRKELSQYAPKILTMTINPDKIRDVIGPSGKQINKIIEDTGVKIDIEQDGTIFISSTDESSNQKAKKIIEDLVREVEVGQLYLGKVKRIEKFGAFVEIFSGKDGLVHISELALERVGKVEDVVKIGDEILVKVTEIDKQGRVNLSRKAVLREEKEQEQQQS, from the coding sequence ATGGGACAAGAGAAACATGTCTTTACCATAGATTGGGCCGGCAGACAGCTTACAGTAGAAACCGGCCAGCTTGCCAAACAGGCAAACGGCGCTGTTATGGTCCGCTACGGCGATACCGCAGTGCTCAGCACAGCAACCGCATCAAAAGAACCGAAACCGCTAGATTTTTTCCCGCTTACCGTTAATTACGAAGAAAGATTATATGCAGTAGGTAAAATTCCCGGCGGCTTTATTAAAAGAGAAGGCCGTCCGAGTGAAAAGGCCGTATTAGCCAGCCGTCTGATCGACCGTCCGATCCGTCCGCTTTTCGCCGACGGATTCCGTAACGAAGTACAGGTTATCAGTATTGTCATGAGTGTTGATCAGAACTGCTCATCTGAAATGGCTGCAATGTTCGGTTCATCACTTGCTCTTTGCGTTTCCGATATTCCGTTTGAAGGTCCGATTGCGGGTGTGACGGTAGGCCGCATTGACGGACAGTTCATCATCAATCCGACGGTTGACCAGCTTGAAAAAAGTGATATCAACCTCATCGTTGCAGGCACAAAAGACGCCATCAACATGGTGGAAGCGGGAGCGGATGAAGTTCCTGAGGAAATCATGCTTGAGGCGATAATGTTCGGCCACGAAGAAATTAAGCGCCTGATCGCATTCCAAGAAGAAATTGTGGCGGCAGTCGGCAAAGAAAAAACCGAAATTGAACTGTATGAAATTGATGCAGAGCTCAGCGAAAAAGTAAAAAGTCTTGCGGAGCCGGATCTTCTCAGCGCCATTCAGGTTCACGAAAAGCATGCGCGTGAAGATGCGATCAATAAAGTGAAAGATGCAGTCGTCGCGAAATTTGAAGAAGAAGAGCACGATGAAGATACGATCAAAAAAGTGAAACAGACACTGTCTAAACTTGTGAAAAACGAAGTGCGCCGTTTGATCACAGAAGAAAAAGTCCGTCCTGACGGCCGCGGTGTCGATCAAATCCGCCCGCTTTCTTCAGAAGTCGGCCTTCTGCCGAGAACGCATGGCTCCGGGCTGTTTACGAGAGGACAGACGCAGGCGCTCAGTGTTTGTACATTAGGTGCTCTTGGCGACGTTCAGATTCTTGACGGTTTAGGCGTGGAAGAATCAAAACGGTTTATGCATCATTATAACTTCCCGCAATTCAGCGTAGGGGAGACAGGCCCGATGCGCGGACCGGGACGCCGTGAGATCGGTCACGGGGCTCTTGGAGAGCGTGCGCTTGAGCCGGTCATTCCGAATGAAAAAGACTTCCCGTATACGGTTCGTCTCGTATCTGAAGTGCTTGAATCAAACGGTTCCACTTCACAGGCCAGCATTTGCGCGAGCACGCTTGCCATGATGGACGCCGGTGTTCCGATTAAAGCGCCTGTTGCGGGTATCGCGATGGGACTTGTGAAATCAGGCGAGTACTATACGGTATTAACGGATATTCAAGGGATGGAAGATGCCCTCGGTGACATGGACTTTAAAGTAGCCGGCACGGAAAAAGGCGTGACAGCGCTGCAAATGGACATTAAAATTGAAGGCCTTTCAAGAGAAATTCTTGAAGAAGCGCTTCAGCAGGCGAAAAAAGGAAGAATGGAAATCTTGAACAGCATGCTCAGCACGCTTGGTGAATCAAGAAAAGAACTTTCTCAATATGCGCCGAAAATCTTAACGATGACAATTAATCCGGATAAAATCCGTGACGTTATCGGACCGAGCGGCAAACAAATCAACAAAATCATTGAAGATACCGGTGTTAAAATTGACATTGAACAAGACGGCACCATCTTTATTTCTTCTACTGATGAAAGCAGCAACCAAAAAGCGAAAAAAATCATCGAAGATCTTGTCAGAGAAGTCGAAGTCGGCCAGCTTTACCTCGGTAAAGTCAAGCGGATTGAGAAATTCGGCGCTTTCGTTGAAATCTTCAGCGGAAAAGACGGTCTCGTTCACATCTCTGAACTTGCGCTCGAACGGGTCGGCAAAGTTGAGGATGTTGTGAAAATCGGTGACGAAATCCTTGTGAAGGTAACTGAAATCGACAAACAGGGACGAGTCAACCTGTCGCGTAAAGCAGTGCTGCGCGAAGAGAAAGAACAAGAACAACAACAATCTTAA